The proteins below come from a single Rhodohalobacter sp. SW132 genomic window:
- a CDS encoding amidohydrolase family protein gives MLNNLRCNTLTVFFILLLIPLTSMAQTNGDNESSGDNEIESSHEGLPLEADRTVHLQAEEGTWLSVDVHPSGEKLVFEFMGDLYELPIDGGDAVQLTKGMAFDHQPRFNPDGNKIVFISDRSGGDNVWILDLETMETEQRTTGNNHRWQSPIFTPDGEYIIAARANLRGGVHKLRMYHVDGGNGTEFIDTPNNLKTIEPAFGGDDRYIWFSQRTGDWNYNAIFPQYQIAKFDRDTGERHTQTSRLGSAFRPTLSSDGNWLVYGTRHDTETGLRIRDLETGDERWLAYPIQRDDMESRGTRDVLPTMVFTPDNSAVITTWSGKIWRLPIEEGAEATEIPFRIDTELELGPRLDFKYPMSDDEQFVARQIRDGVPSPDGTRLAFTVLNDLYVMDLPNGTPEKITDLGLSKAFPVWSPDGDWIAFATWDPEEGGHIYRKRSNGRRSAQRLTDQAGLYQQLAWSKTEDRIVAIRGDRRVYYESPGPGVPLGAADLVWLPSDGGEVEFITSTDGRRTPHFVKNDDRIYLNHTQRGLISVRYDGTDERQHLTVTGSTIPGSTSPQSASTILKAPEGDQALAQVGSDIYTVTIPRAGEAQNISVANPDGASFPAAKLTDIGGQFPAWGWDGRTVHWSLGNAFLTYNIDDAREREREQERYDREKAERDEDEEEEDNNGNEDAEEDDENGEENGDDPDRPEDYRPDEQRIEVEINRDIPDGALVLRGGTAITMNGYEIIENADIVIRNNRIEAIGERGSVALPENAEERDVSGRTIVPGFVDTHAHVRPFRNLHQPQIWSFMANLAYGVTTLRDPQTGTTDLLTYADQVEAGNMIGPRIYQTGPGVFWSEQLRDLDHTRDVMKRYSDYFDTKTIKMYVAGNREQRQWILQASKEQELMPTTEGSLDMKLNMTMLIDGYPGQEHNYPISPIYSDVIRTTAESQMAYTPTLLVTYGGPWAENYFFMTENAANDPKLRYFTPREDLDRKTRRRGSGWFHEEEYVMDRQSRIVQQIYDDGGILGVGSHGQLQGLGFHWELWAMAWDDMDPHKALRTATIHGAKALGLDGDIGTLEEGKMADLLILSGNPLENLRNTNTIEHVMKNGRLYDGETLHEEWPRVQPTGTLWFQQTEPVGLPGVE, from the coding sequence ATGTTGAATAATCTACGCTGCAACACACTTACAGTCTTTTTTATCCTTTTACTGATTCCCCTAACTTCAATGGCTCAAACAAACGGGGATAATGAATCTTCCGGCGATAACGAAATAGAATCGAGTCACGAAGGACTGCCTCTTGAAGCTGATCGAACGGTTCATCTGCAGGCCGAAGAGGGAACCTGGCTCTCCGTTGATGTTCATCCTTCCGGGGAAAAACTGGTTTTTGAATTTATGGGGGATCTTTACGAACTCCCGATTGATGGCGGAGATGCCGTACAGCTGACAAAAGGGATGGCGTTCGATCATCAACCACGATTTAATCCGGACGGTAATAAGATCGTGTTTATATCAGATCGCAGCGGCGGTGATAATGTCTGGATTCTGGACCTCGAAACGATGGAGACCGAACAGCGGACTACCGGCAATAATCATCGCTGGCAATCTCCGATATTTACCCCGGATGGCGAATATATCATAGCGGCCCGGGCAAACCTCAGAGGCGGGGTGCATAAACTAAGAATGTATCATGTGGATGGCGGAAATGGCACCGAATTTATTGATACGCCAAATAATCTGAAAACAATCGAACCGGCATTTGGCGGAGACGACAGATACATCTGGTTTTCACAGCGAACCGGTGACTGGAACTACAATGCCATCTTTCCTCAATATCAGATTGCTAAATTTGACCGTGATACGGGCGAGCGACATACGCAAACTTCAAGGCTTGGGTCTGCATTTCGCCCCACGCTATCGTCCGACGGGAATTGGCTGGTGTATGGAACACGGCATGATACGGAGACCGGACTTCGAATTCGGGATCTCGAAACGGGTGATGAACGCTGGCTTGCGTATCCCATTCAGCGAGATGATATGGAATCTCGCGGCACACGGGATGTTCTCCCAACGATGGTCTTTACACCGGATAACAGCGCCGTAATTACAACATGGAGCGGAAAAATCTGGAGATTACCCATCGAAGAGGGAGCCGAAGCCACTGAAATTCCGTTTCGGATAGACACGGAACTGGAACTGGGCCCGCGACTTGATTTCAAATATCCTATGTCGGACGATGAGCAGTTTGTTGCACGTCAGATTCGTGATGGCGTTCCATCTCCTGATGGCACTCGTCTTGCTTTTACCGTTTTGAACGATCTCTATGTGATGGATCTCCCCAATGGCACACCGGAGAAGATCACAGATCTCGGTTTGTCGAAGGCGTTTCCTGTGTGGTCGCCCGATGGAGACTGGATTGCGTTTGCGACCTGGGACCCTGAGGAAGGCGGACACATCTACAGAAAAAGAAGCAACGGACGCAGAAGTGCACAGCGGCTCACAGATCAGGCCGGGCTCTATCAGCAGCTGGCGTGGTCGAAAACAGAGGACCGGATTGTAGCCATTCGAGGGGATCGCCGCGTGTATTACGAATCTCCGGGCCCTGGTGTGCCTCTGGGTGCCGCCGATTTGGTTTGGCTGCCATCGGACGGCGGTGAGGTCGAGTTTATCACCAGTACAGATGGGCGCCGCACCCCTCACTTTGTAAAAAATGATGACCGTATTTATCTGAATCATACTCAGCGGGGATTGATCTCTGTTCGCTATGATGGTACAGATGAACGCCAGCACCTGACCGTAACCGGTTCAACTATTCCCGGCTCTACTTCTCCGCAGAGTGCGTCTACGATTTTGAAAGCTCCGGAGGGGGACCAGGCGCTGGCACAAGTGGGTAGCGACATCTACACGGTTACCATTCCCCGTGCAGGGGAAGCACAAAATATCAGCGTTGCCAATCCGGACGGTGCATCTTTTCCGGCAGCAAAACTGACCGATATCGGCGGGCAATTTCCTGCCTGGGGATGGGATGGCCGCACCGTTCACTGGTCTCTTGGAAACGCGTTTCTGACCTATAATATCGATGATGCCCGTGAGCGGGAACGAGAACAGGAGCGATACGATCGCGAAAAAGCGGAACGTGATGAGGATGAGGAAGAAGAGGACAACAATGGAAATGAAGATGCTGAAGAGGATGATGAAAATGGAGAAGAAAACGGCGATGATCCGGATCGGCCGGAAGATTACCGTCCTGACGAACAGCGTATTGAGGTAGAAATCAACCGGGATATTCCGGATGGTGCGCTGGTTCTGCGGGGCGGAACTGCAATCACCATGAATGGCTATGAGATTATCGAAAATGCCGATATCGTCATCCGCAACAATCGTATCGAAGCGATCGGCGAGCGGGGTTCGGTCGCACTGCCTGAAAATGCAGAAGAGAGAGATGTGAGCGGGCGAACAATCGTACCCGGCTTTGTGGACACACATGCACATGTGCGACCGTTTCGTAATCTCCATCAGCCGCAGATCTGGTCATTTATGGCAAATCTCGCGTATGGAGTGACCACACTTCGCGATCCGCAGACCGGTACAACGGATCTGCTGACGTATGCAGACCAGGTGGAAGCCGGCAATATGATCGGCCCAAGAATCTATCAAACCGGGCCGGGGGTATTCTGGTCTGAACAGCTTCGCGACCTCGATCACACGCGAGATGTGATGAAGCGATACAGCGACTACTTCGACACCAAAACGATTAAAATGTATGTAGCCGGAAACCGTGAACAGCGTCAGTGGATTTTGCAGGCTTCCAAAGAGCAGGAGCTGATGCCAACTACGGAGGGCTCCCTCGATATGAAGCTCAACATGACGATGCTGATTGATGGATATCCCGGACAGGAACACAACTACCCGATCTCGCCGATTTATTCTGATGTAATCCGGACCACCGCTGAATCTCAGATGGCATATACGCCAACTCTGCTGGTGACCTATGGCGGGCCGTGGGCTGAAAACTATTTTTTCATGACAGAAAACGCGGCCAACGATCCGAAGCTGCGATACTTCACCCCGCGTGAGGATCTTGATAGAAAAACACGCCGGCGCGGTTCCGGCTGGTTTCATGAAGAAGAATATGTAATGGATCGTCAATCACGCATTGTACAGCAGATCTACGATGATGGCGGAATCCTCGGAGTGGGCAGCCACGGTCAGCTACAGGGATTGGGTTTTCACTGGGAATTGTGGGCGATGGCATGGGATGATATGGACCCGCACAAGGCACTTCGCACAGCTACCATTCACGGCGCCAAAGCACTTGGACTGGATGGTGATATCGGTACACTTGAAGAAGGAAAAATGGCGGACCTGTTGATTCTGTCAGGTAATCCGCTTGAAAACCTGCGCAATACAAACACGATAGAGCATGTAATGAAGAACGGTCGCCTCTACGATGGTGAAACCCTTCACGAAGAGTGGCCGCGCGTTCAGCCAACCGGAACACTATGGTTCCAACAAACCGAGCCTGTCGGCTTACCCGGTGTTGAATAA